One region of Streptomyces capillispiralis genomic DNA includes:
- a CDS encoding valine--tRNA ligase yields the protein MTENSQQPHTAPTTELPTQYAPADVEGPLYERWVERGYFEADAKSDKPPYTVVIPPPNVTGSLHLGHAFEHTLIDALTRRKRMQGFETLWQPGMDHAGIATQNVVERELGKEGKSRHDLGREAFVERVWQWKGESGGQISGQMRRLGDGVAWSRERFTMDEGLSQAVQTIFKRLYDDELIYRAERIINWCPRCLTAISDIEVNYEEADGELVSMKYGDGDDTIVVATTRAETMLGDTAVAVHPDDERYKHLVGKLVKLPLTDRSIPVVADEHVDPEFGTGAVKVTPAHDPNDFEIGQRHDLPSLTVMDEHAVITTHGPFQGLDRLEARSAIVAALRAEGRIVAEKRPYVHSVGHCSRCKTTIEPRLSMQWWVKVGPLAKAAGDAVRDGRVAIHPQEMEKRYFDWVDNLHDWCISRQLWWGHRIPVWYGPNGEVVCVGPDEEAPTGEGWHQDTDVLDTWFSSGLWPFSTLGWPERTESLAKFYPNSVLVTGYDILFFWVARMMMFGLYAMDGTPPFHTIALHGMVRDQFGKKMSKSFGNAVNPLDWMDKYGSDALRFTLARGANPGVDVPIGEDWVQGSRNFANKIWNATRFALMNGATVEGPLPDASRMSPTDRWILSRLNTVVAEVDAYYDDFQFAKLSDALFHFAWDEVFDWYVELSKTTFQAGGEPAEVSKRVLGEVLDVTLKLLHPVVPFVTETLWTTLTGGESVVVADWPKDSGFRDTGAEREIATLQSVITEVRRFRADQGLQPGQRVPARLALDGSALAPHEPAIRQLLRLQPEGDSFTATATLPVAGVEVALDLSGVIDVAAERKRLAKDLAAAEKEKAQATAKLGNEAFLAKAPDHVVDKIRTRLAKADEDIARIQAQLERLPAA from the coding sequence GTGACCGAGAACTCTCAGCAGCCGCACACAGCGCCCACGACCGAACTGCCGACCCAGTACGCGCCGGCCGATGTAGAGGGGCCGCTGTACGAGCGCTGGGTGGAGCGCGGTTACTTCGAGGCCGACGCCAAGAGCGACAAGCCTCCCTACACCGTCGTCATCCCGCCGCCGAACGTCACGGGCAGCCTGCACCTCGGGCACGCCTTCGAGCACACCCTCATCGACGCCCTGACCCGCCGCAAGCGGATGCAGGGCTTCGAGACGCTGTGGCAGCCCGGCATGGACCACGCCGGCATCGCCACGCAGAACGTCGTCGAGCGGGAGCTCGGCAAGGAGGGCAAGTCCCGCCACGACCTCGGCCGCGAGGCGTTCGTCGAGCGGGTCTGGCAGTGGAAGGGCGAGTCCGGCGGCCAGATCAGCGGCCAGATGCGCCGCCTCGGCGACGGCGTCGCCTGGTCGCGTGAGCGCTTCACGATGGACGAGGGCCTGTCCCAGGCCGTCCAGACCATCTTCAAGCGGCTCTACGACGACGAGCTGATCTACCGCGCCGAGCGCATCATCAACTGGTGCCCGCGCTGTCTGACCGCGATCTCCGACATCGAGGTCAACTACGAGGAGGCGGACGGCGAGCTCGTCTCCATGAAGTACGGCGACGGGGACGACACCATCGTCGTCGCCACCACCCGCGCCGAGACGATGCTCGGTGACACGGCCGTCGCCGTCCACCCCGACGACGAGCGCTACAAGCACCTCGTCGGCAAGCTCGTCAAGCTGCCGCTGACCGACCGGTCCATCCCGGTCGTCGCCGACGAGCACGTCGACCCCGAGTTCGGGACGGGAGCCGTCAAGGTCACCCCGGCGCACGACCCGAACGACTTCGAGATCGGCCAGCGGCACGACCTGCCGTCCCTCACGGTGATGGACGAGCACGCCGTCATCACCACCCACGGCCCCTTCCAGGGCCTGGACCGCCTCGAGGCCCGCTCCGCCATCGTCGCCGCGCTGCGCGCCGAGGGCCGGATCGTCGCCGAGAAGCGGCCCTACGTCCACTCCGTCGGCCACTGCTCGCGCTGCAAGACCACCATCGAGCCGCGCCTGTCCATGCAGTGGTGGGTCAAGGTCGGCCCGCTGGCGAAGGCGGCCGGCGACGCGGTCCGCGACGGCCGCGTCGCGATCCACCCGCAGGAGATGGAGAAGCGGTACTTCGACTGGGTCGACAACCTGCACGACTGGTGCATCTCGCGGCAGTTGTGGTGGGGCCACCGCATCCCGGTCTGGTACGGGCCGAACGGCGAGGTCGTCTGCGTCGGACCGGACGAGGAGGCCCCGACCGGCGAGGGCTGGCACCAGGACACCGACGTCCTCGACACCTGGTTCTCCTCCGGCCTGTGGCCGTTCTCCACGCTGGGCTGGCCGGAGCGGACCGAGAGCCTCGCGAAGTTCTACCCGAACTCCGTCCTGGTCACCGGCTACGACATCCTCTTCTTCTGGGTCGCCCGGATGATGATGTTCGGCCTGTACGCGATGGACGGCACCCCGCCGTTCCACACCATCGCCCTGCACGGCATGGTCCGCGACCAGTTCGGCAAGAAGATGTCGAAGTCCTTCGGCAACGCGGTCAACCCGCTGGACTGGATGGACAAGTACGGCTCCGACGCCCTGCGCTTCACCCTCGCGCGCGGCGCCAACCCGGGCGTGGACGTGCCGATCGGCGAGGACTGGGTCCAGGGCTCGCGCAACTTCGCCAACAAGATCTGGAACGCGACCCGCTTCGCGCTGATGAACGGCGCCACGGTCGAGGGCCCGCTGCCGGACGCGTCGAGGATGTCGCCGACCGACCGCTGGATCCTGTCCCGGCTGAACACGGTGGTCGCCGAGGTCGACGCGTACTACGACGACTTCCAGTTCGCCAAGCTGTCGGACGCCCTGTTCCACTTCGCCTGGGACGAGGTCTTCGACTGGTACGTCGAGCTGTCCAAGACGACGTTCCAGGCGGGCGGCGAGCCGGCCGAGGTCAGCAAGCGCGTCCTCGGTGAGGTCCTCGACGTCACCCTGAAGCTGCTCCACCCGGTCGTCCCCTTCGTCACCGAGACACTGTGGACGACGCTGACGGGCGGCGAGTCGGTGGTCGTCGCCGACTGGCCGAAGGACAGCGGCTTCCGTGACACCGGCGCCGAGCGGGAGATCGCCACGCTCCAGTCGGTCATCACCGAGGTCCGCCGCTTCCGCGCCGACCAGGGCCTCCAGCCCGGCCAGCGGGTCCCGGCCCGGCTGGCGCTCGACGGCTCGGCGCTCGCCCCGCACGAGCCGGCCATCCGGCAACTGCTCCGCCTCCAGCCGGAGGGCGACTCCTTCACCGCCACGGCGACCCTGCCGGTCGCGGGCGTCGAGGTCGCGCTGGACCTGTCCGGCGTGATCGACGTCGCCGCCGAGCGCAAGCGGCTGGCGAAGGACCTCGCCGCTGCCGAGAAGGAGAAGGCGCAGGCCACGGCGAAGCTCGGCAACGAGGCGTTCCTGGCGAAGGCCCCCGACCACGTCGTGGACAAGATCCGCACGCGGCTGGCGAAGGCGGACGAGGACATCGCCCGCATCCAGGCCCAGCTGGAGCGGCTGCCCGCCGCCTGA
- a CDS encoding acyltransferase family protein — MPRTAPPTAAPPAGQAEQGRTGRERRHDIDLLRVLCTAAVVLVHASAEFLDAGHRTTGVLGDSASRFAVPAFYAMAGWAILAGSPVRGDTQLLTRLGRILRPMAVWTALYLLWQYLFGPPLDGGAKEAVRALFGSVEAAFHLWYLYAYVPLLLLLGVAVLVLGQRATPRWSALLLGALAVAPVLSEDVRTLTGLPLPPWGWSVPLYALGYAVAGAALLAARRRGPRPLWLAGVAVAFVALAVYQFTVRLPAGYGSAAVAALTFAVLGAVAGVRVPERARAVLVRLSDASFGTYLVHLLFVMVLVRPVAERVPHGFAAPVALAVTAVAAAALSFAVSVLWGRLGMRRWLG; from the coding sequence ATGCCCCGCACCGCGCCCCCGACCGCCGCACCGCCCGCCGGACAGGCCGAGCAGGGCAGAACCGGCCGGGAGAGGCGCCACGACATCGACCTGCTGCGCGTCCTGTGCACCGCGGCCGTCGTGCTGGTGCACGCCTCCGCCGAGTTCCTCGACGCGGGCCACCGCACCACCGGCGTCCTCGGCGACTCGGCCAGCCGGTTCGCCGTGCCCGCGTTCTACGCGATGGCCGGCTGGGCGATCCTCGCCGGCTCACCGGTGCGCGGCGACACCCAGCTCCTCACCCGGCTCGGACGCATCCTGCGCCCCATGGCCGTGTGGACGGCGCTCTACCTGCTCTGGCAGTACCTGTTCGGGCCGCCCCTGGACGGCGGGGCCAAGGAGGCGGTACGGGCCCTCTTCGGCTCGGTGGAGGCCGCCTTCCACCTCTGGTACCTCTACGCCTACGTCCCGCTGCTGCTGCTCCTCGGCGTCGCCGTGCTCGTCCTCGGACAGCGCGCCACGCCCCGCTGGTCGGCGCTGCTGCTCGGCGCCCTCGCCGTCGCGCCGGTGCTGAGCGAGGACGTGCGGACCCTCACCGGGCTGCCGCTGCCCCCGTGGGGATGGAGCGTGCCGCTGTACGCGCTCGGCTACGCGGTGGCGGGCGCCGCCCTGCTCGCCGCCCGGCGGCGCGGACCGCGCCCGCTGTGGCTGGCGGGCGTGGCGGTCGCGTTCGTCGCCCTCGCCGTGTACCAGTTCACCGTGCGGCTCCCGGCCGGGTACGGGAGCGCCGCGGTGGCCGCGCTGACCTTCGCCGTGCTCGGCGCGGTGGCCGGGGTGCGGGTGCCGGAGCGGGCGCGGGCGGTGCTGGTGCGGCTGTCGGACGCGTCGTTCGGGACCTACCTGGTGCATCTGCTGTTCGTGATGGTGCTGGTCAGGCCCGTCGCCGAGAGGGTGCCGCACGGGTTCGCGGCGCCCGTGGCGCTCGCCGTGACGGCGGTGGCCGCCGCCGCGCTGTCCTTCGCCGTGAGCGTCCTGTGGGGCCGGCTGGGGATGCGGCGGTGGCTCGGCTGA
- the folC gene encoding bifunctional tetrahydrofolate synthase/dihydrofolate synthase, with protein MSERPESAGPDPDDTFDEFTELVEEETRRDPDLAVIEAGSRTLRTQGGPPQSEVPARPADPEVDKALREVEGELAGRWGETKLEPSVSRISALMDVLGEPQRTYPSIHITGTNGKTSTARMIEALLGAFELRTGRYTSPHVQSITERISLDGAPITAERFIETYQDVKPYVEMVDARQEYRLSFFEVLTGMAYAAFADAPVDVAVVEVGMGGSWDATNVIDGSVAVVTPIDLDHTDRLGSTPGEIASEKAGIIKRDATVIMAQQPVDAAQVLLKKAVEADATVAREGLEFGVVARQVAVGGQLVTLRGLGGEYEEVFLPLHGAHQAHNAAVALAAVEAFFGVGAQREGQLEIDTVRKAFAAVASPGRLEVVRRSPTVVLDAAHNPAGARAAAEAIGEAFQFSRLIGVVGASGDKNVRGLLEAFEPVFAEVVVTQNSSHRAMDADELAGIAVEVFGEDRVQVEPRLPDALEAAITLAEEEGEFAGGGVLVTGSVITVGEARLLLGKG; from the coding sequence GTGAGCGAGCGCCCAGAATCAGCAGGTCCCGACCCGGACGACACCTTTGACGAGTTCACCGAGCTCGTCGAGGAGGAGACCCGCCGCGACCCCGACCTCGCGGTGATCGAGGCCGGCAGCCGCACCCTGCGCACGCAGGGCGGCCCGCCGCAGTCCGAGGTCCCGGCCCGGCCGGCCGACCCCGAGGTCGACAAGGCGCTGCGGGAGGTGGAGGGGGAGCTGGCCGGCCGCTGGGGCGAGACCAAGCTGGAGCCGTCGGTCAGCCGCATCTCCGCGCTGATGGACGTGCTGGGCGAGCCGCAGCGGACGTACCCCTCGATCCACATCACGGGGACGAACGGCAAGACCTCCACGGCCCGCATGATCGAGGCCCTGCTCGGCGCCTTCGAGCTGCGCACCGGCCGCTACACCTCCCCGCACGTCCAGTCGATCACCGAGCGGATCAGCCTCGACGGGGCGCCGATCACCGCCGAGCGGTTCATCGAGACGTACCAGGACGTCAAGCCGTACGTCGAGATGGTCGACGCGCGGCAGGAGTACCGGCTGTCCTTCTTCGAGGTGCTCACCGGCATGGCGTACGCCGCCTTCGCCGACGCGCCCGTGGACGTGGCCGTCGTCGAGGTCGGCATGGGCGGCAGCTGGGACGCGACCAACGTGATCGACGGGAGCGTCGCCGTGGTGACGCCCATCGACCTGGACCACACCGACCGGCTCGGCTCCACACCCGGCGAGATCGCCTCCGAGAAGGCCGGCATCATCAAGCGCGACGCCACCGTGATCATGGCGCAGCAGCCGGTGGACGCGGCGCAGGTGCTGCTGAAGAAGGCCGTCGAGGCGGACGCGACGGTGGCCCGGGAGGGCCTGGAGTTCGGTGTCGTCGCCCGGCAGGTCGCGGTCGGCGGCCAGCTGGTGACGCTGCGCGGGCTCGGCGGCGAGTACGAGGAGGTGTTCCTCCCGCTGCACGGCGCCCACCAGGCGCACAACGCGGCCGTGGCGCTCGCCGCGGTGGAGGCGTTCTTCGGCGTCGGCGCGCAGCGCGAGGGGCAGCTCGAGATCGACACCGTCCGCAAGGCCTTCGCCGCCGTCGCCTCCCCGGGCCGGCTGGAGGTCGTACGGCGCTCGCCGACCGTCGTCCTGGACGCCGCCCACAACCCGGCGGGCGCGCGGGCGGCCGCCGAGGCGATCGGGGAGGCGTTCCAGTTCAGCCGGCTCATCGGCGTCGTCGGCGCGAGCGGCGACAAGAACGTGCGCGGGCTGCTGGAGGCGTTCGAGCCGGTCTTCGCCGAGGTCGTCGTCACCCAGAACTCCAGTCACCGCGCGATGGACGCCGACGAGCTGGCGGGCATCGCCGTCGAGGTGTTCGGCGAGGACCGCGTGCAGGTCGAGCCGCGGCTGCCGGACGCGCTGGAGGCCGCGATCACGCTGGCCGAGGAGGAGGGCGAGTTCGCGGGCGGCGGTGTGCTCGTCACCGGTTCCGTCATCACCGTCGGCGAGGCCCGGCTGCTCCTGGGAAAGGGCTGA
- a CDS encoding DUF4233 domain-containing protein — protein MRTLCASTLIGEFFIIGFAGLVAMKDPDLSTGTVWTVCGVAMFLSVVLCGVITRPGGVALGWAFQIALVASGVFVPMMFFMGAVFAVLWWASVHFGRKVDEAKARFAAGADQPDAA, from the coding sequence GTGCGTACGCTCTGCGCTTCGACGCTGATCGGCGAGTTCTTCATCATCGGGTTCGCCGGTCTGGTCGCGATGAAGGACCCGGACCTGTCCACCGGCACGGTGTGGACGGTCTGCGGTGTCGCGATGTTCCTGTCGGTGGTCCTGTGCGGGGTGATCACCCGGCCCGGCGGTGTGGCCCTCGGCTGGGCGTTCCAGATCGCCCTCGTCGCCTCCGGGGTCTTCGTCCCGATGATGTTCTTCATGGGCGCGGTCTTCGCGGTGCTGTGGTGGGCGTCGGTGCACTTCGGGCGGAAGGTGGACGAAGCGAAGGCCCGTTTCGCCGCCGGGGCCGACCAACCTGACGCTGCGTGA
- the ndk gene encoding nucleoside-diphosphate kinase, which yields MTQRTLVLLKPDAVRRGLTGEIISRIERKAGWQITALELRTLDQDTLEQHYGEHKGKPFYEPLVEFMASGPVVAMIVEGERVIEGVRQLAGPTDPIAAAPGSIRGDFGVIVRENLIHASDSEESAEREVKIFFPGRA from the coding sequence GTGACCCAGCGCACCCTCGTCCTGCTCAAGCCCGACGCGGTCCGTCGTGGCCTGACCGGCGAGATCATCAGCCGTATCGAGCGCAAGGCCGGCTGGCAGATCACCGCGCTGGAGCTGCGCACCCTGGACCAGGACACGCTGGAGCAGCACTACGGCGAGCACAAGGGCAAGCCGTTCTACGAGCCGCTGGTCGAGTTCATGGCCTCCGGCCCGGTCGTGGCGATGATCGTCGAGGGTGAGCGGGTCATCGAGGGAGTGCGCCAACTGGCCGGTCCCACCGACCCGATCGCCGCCGCGCCGGGTTCGATCCGCGGCGACTTCGGCGTCATCGTCCGGGAGAACCTGATCCACGCGTCCGACTCCGAGGAGTCCGCCGAGCGCGAGGTGAAGATCTTCTTCCCGGGTCGCGCGTAA
- a CDS encoding rod shape-determining protein: MSFIGRDMAVDLGTANTLVYVRGRGIVLNEPSVVAINTNTGGILAVGAEAKKMIGRTPGNIVAVRPLKDGVIADFEITERMLRYFILKIHKRRYLARPRVVVCVPSGITGVERRAVIEASSQAGARQVHIIEEPMAAAIGSGLPVHEATGNMVVDIGGGTTEVAVISLGGIVTAQSIRVAGDELDNAIIQHIKKEYSLLLGERTAEQIKITIGSAYELDSDEHTEIRGRDLVSGLPKTVVISAAEVRKAIEEPVNAIVDAVKTTLDKCPPELSGDIMDRGIVLTGGGALLRGLDERLRRETGMPIHIAEDPLDSVALGSGKCVEEFEALQQVLDAQPRR; encoded by the coding sequence ATGTCGTTCATCGGCCGTGACATGGCTGTCGACCTCGGGACCGCCAACACGCTGGTGTACGTCAGGGGTCGTGGGATCGTACTCAACGAGCCGTCCGTCGTCGCGATCAACACCAACACCGGTGGCATCCTCGCGGTCGGTGCCGAAGCGAAGAAGATGATCGGGCGCACACCCGGCAACATCGTCGCCGTGCGTCCGCTGAAGGACGGCGTCATCGCCGACTTCGAAATCACCGAGCGGATGCTCCGCTACTTCATCCTGAAGATCCACAAGCGGCGGTATCTGGCTCGTCCGCGGGTCGTCGTCTGCGTGCCCTCGGGCATCACCGGCGTCGAGCGCCGCGCCGTCATCGAGGCGTCGTCGCAGGCCGGCGCCCGTCAGGTGCACATCATCGAGGAGCCCATGGCCGCCGCCATCGGCTCCGGGCTGCCGGTCCACGAGGCCACCGGCAACATGGTCGTGGACATCGGCGGCGGCACCACGGAGGTCGCGGTCATCTCCCTCGGCGGCATCGTCACCGCCCAGTCCATCCGCGTCGCGGGCGACGAACTGGACAACGCGATCATCCAGCACATCAAGAAGGAGTACTCCCTCCTGCTGGGTGAGCGGACGGCCGAACAGATCAAGATCACGATCGGTTCGGCGTACGAACTCGACTCCGACGAGCACACCGAAATCCGTGGCCGGGACCTCGTCTCCGGGCTGCCGAAGACCGTGGTGATCTCCGCCGCCGAAGTGCGCAAGGCGATCGAGGAGCCGGTCAACGCCATCGTCGACGCCGTCAAGACGACCCTCGACAAGTGCCCGCCGGAGCTGTCCGGCGACATCATGGACCGAGGAATCGTTCTGACCGGCGGCGGAGCGCTGCTGCGCGGGCTCGACGAGCGGCTGCGCCGGGAGACGGGCATGCCGATCCACATCGCCGAGGACCCGCTGGACAGCGTCGCGCTCGGTTCCGGCAAGTGCGTCGAGGAGTTCGAGGCGCTCCAGCAGGTGCTGGACGCCCAGCCGCGCAGATGA
- the mreC gene encoding rod shape-determining protein MreC, translating into MRDTRESRLLLVLLIAIAFALITVDIRGGEDSPVDGARQAAVTVFGPIENGVSSAVDPIGNAVTAVRESGERHDRLAELERENAALKAELGSDDRSRSRLAQLDELLKVSGRGQYGIKGAQVIAIGAAQGFSWTITIDAGANDGIKRDMTVLNGDGLVGRVTTVGPDTATVLLATDPDFTVGTRMEAGDELGFASGQGDRPLRVELLNGKAEVKKGDRLVTFGSQADKPFVPGVPVGVVSRVDPSGGDLTRTLYVTPYVSFSKLDVVGVVVQAPEKDPRDTVLPEKSEPKPTPTVTVTVTPSAPADGQYQQEQ; encoded by the coding sequence GTGAGGGACACACGAGAGAGCCGGCTGCTCCTGGTGCTGCTGATCGCCATCGCGTTCGCACTGATCACGGTGGACATCCGCGGCGGGGAGGATTCACCGGTCGACGGTGCCCGGCAGGCCGCGGTCACCGTCTTCGGCCCGATCGAGAACGGCGTGTCCAGCGCGGTCGACCCCATCGGCAACGCCGTCACCGCCGTCCGCGAATCAGGCGAGCGGCACGACCGGCTCGCCGAACTGGAGCGGGAGAACGCCGCGCTCAAGGCCGAACTCGGCAGCGACGACCGCAGCCGCAGCCGCCTCGCCCAGCTCGACGAACTGCTGAAGGTCTCCGGCCGCGGCCAGTACGGCATCAAGGGCGCCCAGGTCATCGCCATAGGAGCGGCCCAGGGCTTCTCCTGGACCATCACCATCGACGCCGGCGCGAACGACGGCATCAAGCGCGACATGACCGTCCTCAACGGCGACGGACTCGTCGGCCGCGTCACCACCGTCGGCCCGGACACCGCCACCGTGCTGCTCGCCACCGACCCCGACTTCACCGTCGGCACCCGCATGGAGGCCGGTGACGAACTCGGCTTCGCCTCCGGCCAGGGCGACCGCCCGCTGCGCGTCGAACTGCTCAACGGCAAGGCCGAGGTCAAGAAGGGCGACCGCCTGGTCACCTTCGGCTCGCAGGCCGACAAGCCGTTCGTGCCCGGCGTCCCCGTCGGCGTCGTCTCCCGCGTCGACCCCTCCGGCGGCGACCTCACCCGCACCCTGTACGTCACCCCGTACGTCAGCTTCAGCAAGCTCGACGTCGTCGGCGTCGTCGTCCAGGCCCCCGAGAAGGACCCGCGCGACACGGTGCTCCCCGAGAAGTCCGAGCCGAAGCCCACGCCCACCGTGACGGTGACCGTCACGCCCTCCGCCCCTGCCGACGGCCAGTACCAGCAAGAGCAGTAG
- the mreD gene encoding rod shape-determining protein MreD translates to MRVNRILLSSSLVVVALVIQVSVLARLHLPGAVPDLLLLTVLGLALVYGHVGGALVGFAAGLLADLAPPADHAAGRYALVLCVIGYLAGLVKPETGQVKSATGPMAVVVAAAVGSTLLYAGVGALVGDTAARHVGLGSLLFTAALYDLLLAPFVVPGVMALARRAENDPLAETGSAKSGDISSGWLSGGTGLRIGGRRNGLRVKAARARVARAGRIKGVKRL, encoded by the coding sequence ATGCGCGTCAACCGGATCCTGCTCTCCAGCTCACTGGTCGTCGTCGCCCTGGTGATCCAGGTGAGCGTCCTCGCCCGCCTCCACCTCCCGGGCGCCGTCCCCGACCTGCTGCTGCTCACCGTCCTCGGCCTCGCCCTGGTCTACGGCCACGTCGGCGGCGCCCTCGTCGGCTTCGCCGCCGGACTCCTCGCCGACCTCGCCCCGCCCGCCGACCACGCCGCCGGGCGCTACGCCCTCGTGCTGTGCGTCATCGGCTACCTCGCCGGACTCGTCAAACCCGAGACCGGGCAGGTCAAGTCCGCCACCGGCCCCATGGCCGTGGTGGTCGCCGCGGCCGTCGGCTCCACCCTGCTCTACGCCGGTGTCGGCGCCCTCGTCGGCGACACCGCCGCCCGCCATGTCGGCCTCGGCTCCCTGCTGTTCACCGCCGCGCTGTACGACCTGCTGCTCGCCCCGTTCGTCGTCCCCGGCGTCATGGCCCTGGCCCGCCGCGCCGAGAACGACCCGCTCGCCGAGACCGGATCCGCCAAGTCCGGCGACATCTCCTCCGGCTGGCTCTCCGGCGGCACCGGGCTGCGCATCGGCGGCCGGCGCAACGGACTGCGGGTCAAGGCGGCCCGCGCCCGGGTGGCGCGCGCCGGACGCATCAAGGGGGTCAAGCGCCTGTGA